One stretch of Streptomyces sp. NBC_01363 DNA includes these proteins:
- a CDS encoding helicase-associated domain-containing protein, with the protein MGMTTPPRTLAEALRARDDESLAGLLRARPDLLNPVPGDITQLATRAGTRASVVRALEHLDKFALQTAEALAVAADPAPYETLLGLLTGDGRDDGDHRDDAGAAIVDALPGALATLREQALVWGEDDRLRLVRTAREILAPSPQHASPTGLGPTVAEATSGMSPGRLQEILATAGLPATHDPVSAVSSLSALFTDRARMGELLDTAPAEALSVLDRLVWGPPYGEVTPNPTPPVKWLRDHGLLLPVSTRTVVLPREAALHLRAGRAHRVPEPRPPAVEAVANRDPQAVDSAAAGQALLAVNTVEELLKSWNGGGPAILRAGGLSVRELKKTAAALEVPEQVAAFWVELAYAAGLLASDGEADERYAPTPAYDDWAELPAQERWAALATAWLAATRTSGLVGGQDAKGRALSALGPELDRSAAPEVRHRVLALLAALEPGTAPDPETVLARLRWERPLRGASASPGDTIDLRSRIALWTLNESELLGITGRGALATHTRALLDTGPAEAAALLAPLIPEPLDHVLLQADLTAVAPGPLERPLADVLSALADIESKGGATVYRFTPGSVRRALDAGQSAADLHAFLAAHSRTPVPQPLSYLIDDVARRHGHLRIGAASSYVRCDDEAVLNEILADKRSATLRLRRLAPTALAAQVDPASLLEGLREMGYAPAAESAEGDVLITRAGARRTPPRTAPVPVPEGPPLPDATLLGAAVRAIRAGDTAATVVRKDTPEAPAATPGALPRTTSAETLATVQAAAMTGSALWIGYVNADGAASQRVIAPVRVEGGFVTAYDHTADEVRTYPLHRITGVAELADDATA; encoded by the coding sequence ATGGGGATGACCACACCACCGCGGACGCTCGCCGAAGCGCTCCGCGCCCGGGACGACGAGTCGTTGGCCGGGCTGCTGCGCGCCCGCCCCGACCTCCTCAACCCGGTGCCGGGCGACATCACCCAGCTCGCGACGAGGGCCGGCACCCGCGCCTCCGTCGTACGCGCGCTGGAGCACCTCGACAAGTTCGCCCTGCAGACCGCCGAGGCGCTCGCGGTGGCCGCCGACCCCGCCCCGTACGAGACGCTGCTCGGGCTGCTCACCGGCGACGGCCGGGACGACGGCGATCACCGCGACGACGCGGGCGCGGCGATCGTGGACGCGCTGCCCGGTGCCCTGGCCACGCTGCGCGAACAGGCCCTCGTCTGGGGCGAGGACGACCGGCTGCGGCTGGTGCGCACGGCGCGCGAGATCCTCGCGCCGTCCCCGCAGCACGCCTCCCCCACCGGTCTCGGGCCGACCGTCGCCGAGGCGACCTCCGGCATGTCCCCGGGCCGCCTCCAGGAGATCCTGGCCACCGCCGGACTGCCCGCCACGCACGACCCGGTCTCCGCCGTGTCCTCCCTGTCCGCGCTCTTCACCGACCGGGCCAGGATGGGCGAGCTGCTGGACACCGCCCCGGCCGAGGCCCTGTCCGTTCTGGACCGGCTGGTGTGGGGACCGCCGTACGGGGAAGTGACTCCGAACCCCACCCCGCCCGTGAAGTGGCTGCGCGACCACGGGCTGCTGCTGCCCGTGTCGACCCGCACCGTGGTGCTGCCCCGCGAGGCCGCCCTGCATCTGCGGGCCGGGCGCGCCCATCGCGTACCGGAACCCCGGCCGCCCGCCGTGGAAGCGGTCGCCAACCGCGATCCACAGGCTGTGGACAGCGCCGCGGCCGGTCAGGCGCTCCTGGCCGTGAACACCGTCGAGGAGCTGCTGAAGAGCTGGAACGGCGGCGGCCCCGCGATACTGCGGGCCGGCGGACTCAGCGTCCGCGAGCTGAAGAAGACCGCCGCCGCCCTGGAGGTTCCCGAGCAGGTCGCCGCGTTCTGGGTCGAACTCGCCTACGCCGCCGGGCTGCTGGCCTCCGACGGGGAGGCCGACGAACGCTACGCGCCGACCCCCGCGTACGACGACTGGGCCGAACTCCCCGCGCAGGAACGGTGGGCGGCCCTCGCCACCGCCTGGCTCGCCGCCACCCGCACCTCCGGACTGGTCGGCGGCCAGGACGCCAAGGGCCGGGCCCTGTCCGCCCTGGGCCCCGAACTCGACCGCTCCGCCGCCCCGGAGGTGCGCCACCGGGTCCTGGCCCTGCTCGCCGCCCTGGAGCCCGGCACCGCCCCCGACCCGGAGACCGTCCTCGCCCGGCTGCGCTGGGAACGCCCCCTGCGCGGCGCCTCCGCCTCCCCCGGGGACACCATCGATCTGCGGTCCCGGATCGCCCTGTGGACGCTCAACGAGTCCGAGCTCCTCGGCATCACCGGCCGCGGCGCGCTCGCCACGCACACCCGCGCCCTGCTCGACACCGGGCCGGCCGAGGCCGCCGCGCTGCTCGCGCCGCTCATCCCGGAGCCGCTGGACCACGTACTGCTCCAGGCCGACCTGACGGCCGTCGCCCCCGGACCGCTGGAACGCCCCCTGGCGGACGTGCTCTCCGCCCTCGCGGACATCGAGTCGAAGGGCGGCGCGACGGTCTACCGCTTCACCCCCGGCTCGGTACGCCGTGCCCTGGACGCCGGGCAGTCCGCGGCCGACCTGCACGCCTTCCTCGCGGCCCACAGCCGTACGCCCGTCCCGCAGCCGCTCAGCTACCTCATCGACGACGTCGCCCGCCGCCACGGCCATCTGCGGATCGGCGCCGCCTCCTCGTACGTGCGCTGCGACGACGAGGCCGTGCTGAACGAGATCCTCGCCGACAAGCGCTCGGCCACCCTGCGCCTGCGCCGCCTCGCGCCGACGGCCCTGGCCGCGCAGGTCGACCCGGCGTCGCTGCTCGAAGGGCTGCGCGAGATGGGCTACGCCCCGGCCGCCGAGTCCGCCGAGGGCGATGTCCTGATCACCCGCGCGGGCGCCCGCCGCACCCCGCCCCGCACGGCCCCCGTCCCCGTGCCCGAGGGCCCTCCGCTGCCGGACGCCACCCTGCTCGGCGCGGCGGTACGGGCGATCCGCGCCGGGGACACGGCCGCCACGGTGGTCCGCAAGGACACCCCGGAGGCCCCCGCGGCGACGCCCGGCGCCCTGCCCCGTACGACCTCCGCCGAGACACTGGCCACGGTCCAGGCCGCCGCGATGACCGGCTCGGCGCTCTGGATCGGCTACGTGAACGCGGACGGCGCCGCCAGCCAGCGCGTCATCGCCCCGGTCCGGGTCGAGGGCGGCTTCGTCACGGCGTACGACCACACGGCGGACGAGGTCCGCACGTACCCGCTGCACCGCATCACCGGCGTCGCCGAACTGGCCGACGACGCCACGGCGTGA
- a CDS encoding DNA repair helicase XPB, which produces MTGPLIVQSDKTLLLEVDHDQADACRRAIAPFAELERAPEHIHTYRLTPLGLWNARAAGHDAEQVVDALVQYSRYPVPHALLVDIAETMARYGRLTLSKHPVHGLVLTSTDRPVLEEILRSKKVQPLVGARIDPDTVAVHPSERGQIKQTLLKLGWPAEDLAGYVDGEAHPIELAEDGWALRPYQKQAVEGFWHGGSGVVVLPCGAGKTLVGAGAMAEAKATTLILVTNTVSARQWKHELVKRTSLTEDEIGEYSGTRKEIRPVTIATYQVLTTRRKGVYPHLELFDSRDWGLVIYDEVHLLPAPVFKFTADLQARRRLGLTATLVREDGRESDVFSLIGPKRFDAPWKEIEAQGYIAPADCVEVRVNLTDSERLAYATAETEEKYRFCATTATKRKVTEALVRKHRGEQTLVIGQYIDQLDELGEHLNAPVIKGETSNAQRERLFDAFREGELNVLVVSKVANFSIDLPEATVAIQVSGTFGSRQEEAQRLGRVLRPKADGHEARFYSVVARDTIDQDFAAHRQRFLAEQGYAYRIVDADELLTDS; this is translated from the coding sequence GTGACCGGACCCCTCATCGTCCAGAGCGACAAGACACTGCTCCTCGAAGTCGACCACGACCAGGCCGACGCCTGCCGTCGGGCCATCGCGCCCTTCGCGGAGCTGGAGCGCGCCCCCGAGCACATCCACACCTACCGGCTGACCCCGCTCGGGCTGTGGAACGCGCGCGCCGCCGGGCACGACGCCGAGCAGGTCGTCGACGCGCTCGTGCAGTACTCGCGCTATCCCGTTCCGCACGCGCTGCTCGTCGACATCGCCGAGACGATGGCCAGGTACGGCCGCCTCACCCTCTCCAAGCATCCGGTGCACGGTCTGGTGCTGACCTCCACCGACCGGCCCGTGCTGGAGGAGATCCTCCGGTCGAAGAAGGTGCAGCCGCTGGTCGGGGCGCGGATCGACCCGGACACCGTGGCCGTGCACCCGTCCGAGCGCGGGCAGATCAAGCAGACGCTGCTGAAGCTGGGCTGGCCGGCCGAGGACCTCGCCGGTTACGTCGACGGCGAGGCGCACCCCATCGAGCTGGCCGAGGACGGCTGGGCGCTGCGGCCGTACCAGAAGCAGGCCGTCGAGGGGTTCTGGCACGGCGGCTCGGGTGTCGTCGTACTGCCCTGCGGCGCGGGGAAGACACTGGTCGGAGCCGGTGCCATGGCCGAGGCCAAGGCGACCACGCTGATCCTGGTGACGAACACCGTCTCGGCCCGGCAGTGGAAGCACGAGCTGGTGAAGCGGACTTCGCTGACCGAGGACGAGATCGGCGAGTACAGCGGTACGCGCAAGGAGATCCGGCCGGTCACCATCGCCACGTACCAGGTGCTGACGACCCGCCGCAAGGGCGTCTATCCGCACCTGGAGCTGTTCGACTCCCGCGACTGGGGGCTGGTGATCTACGACGAGGTGCACCTGCTGCCCGCGCCCGTCTTCAAGTTCACCGCCGACCTCCAGGCCCGGCGGCGCCTCGGCCTCACCGCGACGCTGGTGCGTGAGGACGGCCGCGAGTCGGACGTCTTCTCGCTGATCGGGCCCAAGCGGTTCGACGCCCCGTGGAAGGAGATCGAGGCGCAGGGCTACATCGCGCCGGCCGACTGTGTCGAGGTGCGGGTCAATCTGACGGACTCGGAGCGGCTGGCGTACGCGACCGCCGAGACCGAGGAGAAGTACCGGTTCTGTGCGACGACCGCGACGAAGCGGAAGGTGACGGAGGCGCTGGTGCGCAAGCACCGCGGCGAGCAGACCCTGGTCATCGGGCAGTACATCGACCAACTCGACGAGCTGGGTGAGCATCTGAACGCCCCGGTGATCAAGGGCGAGACGAGCAACGCCCAGCGCGAGAGGCTCTTCGACGCGTTCCGGGAGGGCGAACTCAACGTCCTGGTGGTCTCGAAGGTCGCGAACTTCTCCATCGACCTGCCGGAGGCGACCGTCGCCATTCAGGTCTCGGGGACGTTCGGCTCGCGCCAGGAGGAGGCGCAGCGGCTCGGCCGGGTGCTGCGGCCGAAGGCGGACGGGCACGAGGCGCGGTTCTACTCGGTGGTCGCACGCGACACGATCGACCAGGACTTCGCGGCGCACCGCCAGCGGTTCCTGGCCGAGCAGGGGTACGCGTACCGGATCGTGGACGCGGACGAGCTGCTGACCGACAGCTGA
- a CDS encoding UvrD-helicase domain-containing protein, translated as MPAHEHESDTTTDPLARERAHLTASRSALRAMREDAQALDIRDVTANWVNAAVLQAQIDERIKSLADLAHTPLFFGRLDYLHRVGAEQAEGAEGEQFYIGRRHVHDADGDPMVIDWRAPVSQPFYRASRKDPQDVGQRRRFGYTGGELTAYEDEHLTDPAEAEQTSKLLQAEIERPRVGPMRDIVATIQPEQDEIVRSELGGTVCVQGGPGTGKTAVGLHRVAYLLYAHRERLARTGTLVIGPNRSFLQYIEQVLPALGELAVKQATVDDLVTAGIEVRGSDAADAAVVKGDARMAQVLRRAIRSHVTLPTEPVVVVRGSRRWRVPAYELAEMVTELLARDMRYGAAHEALPQRIAHSVLVRMEEAGEAPDDRVQNAVARNPAVKAAVKAIWPAVDPAKLVLRLLIDAEFLAAHAEGLLSEDEQKTILWTKPARSVKSAKWSAADAVLIDEANDLVARTHSLGHVVLDEAQDLSPMQYRAVGRRCTTGSATVLGDLAQGTTPWSTESWAQALHHLGKSDAVVEELTAGFRVPREVIAYASRLLPVISPGLAAVESVRESPGSLEVREAAGPAELDAAVLAACEESLTREGSIGLIAADARIPALAEALMAAGHAYLSPGEETTAESRLTLVPASLAKGLEYDYVVLDEPAAVVDGEPDERTGLRRLYVALTRAVSGLTVVHATPLPDELAPRAGSSPSGGHPSPSGV; from the coding sequence GTGCCCGCGCACGAACACGAAAGCGACACCACCACCGATCCCCTGGCTCGCGAACGCGCCCATCTCACCGCGTCCCGCTCCGCCCTGCGGGCCATGCGTGAGGACGCCCAGGCCCTGGACATCCGCGATGTCACCGCGAACTGGGTCAACGCGGCCGTCCTGCAGGCCCAGATCGACGAGCGCATCAAGTCGCTCGCCGATCTCGCCCACACCCCGCTCTTCTTCGGGCGCCTGGACTATCTGCACCGGGTCGGTGCCGAGCAGGCCGAGGGTGCGGAGGGCGAGCAGTTCTACATCGGACGCCGCCATGTCCACGATGCCGACGGCGACCCGATGGTCATCGACTGGCGCGCGCCCGTCTCGCAGCCGTTCTACCGGGCGTCCAGGAAGGACCCGCAGGACGTGGGTCAGCGCCGCCGCTTCGGCTACACCGGCGGTGAACTGACCGCGTACGAGGACGAGCACCTCACCGACCCCGCCGAGGCCGAGCAGACCAGCAAGCTCCTCCAGGCGGAGATCGAGCGCCCGCGCGTCGGTCCGATGCGGGACATCGTCGCGACGATCCAGCCCGAGCAGGACGAGATCGTCCGTAGCGAGCTCGGCGGGACGGTCTGCGTGCAGGGTGGGCCCGGTACCGGTAAGACGGCCGTCGGCCTGCACCGGGTCGCGTATCTGCTGTACGCGCACCGCGAGCGGCTGGCCCGCACCGGCACACTGGTGATCGGGCCGAACCGGTCCTTCCTCCAGTACATCGAGCAGGTGCTGCCGGCCCTCGGCGAGCTGGCGGTGAAGCAGGCGACCGTCGACGATCTGGTGACGGCCGGCATCGAGGTGCGCGGCTCGGACGCGGCGGACGCCGCCGTCGTCAAGGGCGACGCCCGGATGGCCCAGGTGCTGCGGCGGGCGATCCGTTCGCATGTGACGCTCCCGACGGAGCCGGTCGTGGTGGTGCGCGGTTCGCGGCGCTGGCGGGTGCCCGCGTACGAGCTGGCGGAGATGGTCACCGAGCTGCTGGCCCGCGACATGCGGTACGGGGCCGCCCACGAAGCGCTTCCGCAGCGCATCGCGCACTCCGTCCTGGTCCGGATGGAGGAGGCGGGCGAGGCGCCCGACGACCGGGTGCAGAACGCGGTGGCCCGCAACCCCGCGGTGAAGGCGGCCGTGAAGGCGATCTGGCCGGCCGTCGACCCGGCGAAGCTGGTGCTGCGGCTGCTCATCGACGCGGAGTTCCTGGCCGCCCACGCGGAGGGGCTGCTCAGCGAGGACGAGCAGAAGACGATCCTGTGGACGAAGCCTGCCCGGAGCGTGAAGTCGGCGAAGTGGTCGGCGGCGGACGCGGTGCTGATCGACGAGGCGAACGATCTGGTGGCGCGCACGCACTCGCTCGGCCATGTGGTGCTCGACGAGGCGCAGGACCTGTCCCCCATGCAGTACCGGGCGGTGGGCCGGCGCTGCACGACCGGTTCGGCGACGGTCCTCGGCGACCTCGCGCAGGGCACGACGCCGTGGTCTACGGAGAGCTGGGCGCAGGCGCTGCACCATCTCGGCAAGTCGGACGCGGTGGTGGAGGAGCTGACGGCGGGCTTCCGTGTGCCGCGCGAGGTGATCGCGTACGCCTCCCGGCTGCTGCCGGTGATCTCGCCGGGCCTCGCGGCGGTGGAGTCGGTGCGTGAGTCGCCGGGTTCGCTGGAGGTGCGGGAGGCGGCCGGTCCGGCGGAGCTGGACGCGGCGGTGCTGGCGGCGTGCGAGGAGTCGCTGACGCGGGAGGGGTCGATCGGCCTGATCGCGGCCGACGCGCGGATCCCCGCGCTGGCGGAGGCCCTGATGGCGGCGGGGCACGCGTACCTCTCCCCCGGTGAGGAGACGACCGCCGAGTCCCGCCTGACCCTGGTCCCGGCGTCGCTGGCGAAGGGCCTGGAGTACGACTACGTGGTACTGGACGAGCCGGCCGCGGTGGTCGACGGCGAACCGGACGAACGCACGGGCCTGCGCCGGTTGTATGTGGCGCTGACGCGTGCGGTGTCGGGATTGACGGTGGTCCACGCGACGCCCCTGCCGGACGAACTGGCACCGCGCGCCGGCTCCAGCCCCTCCGGCGGACACCCCAGCCCCTCCGGCGTTTGA
- a CDS encoding copper homeostasis protein CutC: MSNRAVLEVIALDAEDAVAAQAGGADRLELVTDMAADGLTPSCATFAEIRAAVDIPLRVMLRVADGFAAGDIEVLVAKARELRAEGAEEFVLGFLDAEGRPDLVAVERLVAELDGCRWTFHRAIDRAADRDALRKQLADLPGLDTYLTAGSSKGVDDGIPTLLVEAARSGEPGYEPQILVGGGLRLEHLPELLAAGIDAVHIGGAARPHGWSGPVDVAAVREWRAVLDA, encoded by the coding sequence ATGAGCAACCGTGCAGTCCTGGAGGTGATCGCTCTCGACGCGGAGGACGCGGTCGCTGCCCAGGCGGGTGGTGCGGACCGGCTTGAGCTGGTCACCGACATGGCGGCGGACGGCCTGACCCCGTCCTGCGCGACCTTCGCGGAGATCCGGGCGGCGGTGGACATTCCGCTGCGGGTGATGCTCAGGGTGGCGGACGGCTTCGCGGCCGGCGACATCGAGGTGCTCGTGGCCAAGGCGCGCGAGCTGCGCGCGGAGGGCGCCGAGGAGTTCGTCCTCGGCTTCCTCGACGCGGAGGGCCGCCCGGACCTGGTCGCCGTCGAACGGCTCGTCGCCGAGCTGGACGGCTGCCGCTGGACCTTCCACCGCGCGATCGACCGGGCCGCCGACCGGGACGCCCTGCGCAAGCAGCTGGCGGACCTGCCCGGCCTGGACACCTACCTCACCGCCGGCTCGTCCAAGGGCGTCGACGACGGCATCCCGACGCTGCTGGTCGAGGCGGCGCGCTCGGGCGAGCCCGGGTACGAGCCGCAGATCCTGGTGGGCGGGGGCCTGCGCCTGGAGCACCTGCCGGAGCTGCTGGCCGCGGGCATCGACGCCGTGCACATCGGCGGCGCGGCGCGCCCGCACGGGTGGTCGGGGCCGGTGGACGTGGCGGCGGTGCGGGAGTGGCGGGCGGTGCTTGACGCGTAG
- a CDS encoding cation-translocating P-type ATPase, translated as MSAHTATTGTGTATAAEVELAIGGMTCASCAARIEKKLNRMDGVEATVNYATEKAKVSYRGEDISVQDLIATVEKTGYTAHEPAPPVPTGDDAPEAADDDELRPLRQRLLTAVALAVPVIAMSMVPALQFDYWQWLSLTLTAPVVTYAAWPFHRAAWTNARHGAATMDTLISVGTSAAFLWSLWALFFGTAGMVGMTHPFELTIGRSDGAGNIYLEAAAGVTAFILAGRYFEARSKRKAGAALKALLELGAKEVTVLRGGREVTVPTAELQVGDRFLVRPGEKIATDGTVVEGASAVDASMLTGESVPVEVGVGDSVTGATLNAGGRLVVEATRIGADTQLARMAKLVEDAQNGKAAAQRLADRISAVFVPVVIALALGTLGFWLGNGAGLTAAFTAAVAVLIIACPCALGLATPTALMVGTGRGAQLGILIKGPEVLETTRRVDTIVLDKTGTVTTGRMTLLDVHTTEDTDETDVLRLAGALEHSSEHPIAQAVATGAAERTGTPLPTPEDFANIPGLGVQGVVEGHALLVGREQLLAEWEIHLPVELARRKAEAEAAGRTAIAVAWDGEARAVLEVADAVKDTSAEAIEQLRALGLTPILLTGDNRAVAEAVAAEVGIEKVYAEVMPEDKVDVVKKLQAEGRSVAMVGDGVNDAAALAQADLGLAMGTGTDAAIEAGDLTLVRGDLRAAADAIRLSRKTLGTIRTNLFWAFAYNVAALPLAAAGLLNPMIAGAAMAFSSVFVVGNSLRLRGFRAAA; from the coding sequence GTGTCCGCGCACACCGCCACAACCGGCACCGGCACCGCCACCGCCGCAGAGGTCGAGCTCGCGATCGGCGGCATGACCTGCGCCTCCTGCGCGGCCCGCATCGAGAAGAAGCTCAACCGGATGGACGGCGTCGAGGCCACCGTCAATTACGCCACCGAGAAGGCCAAGGTCAGCTACCGGGGCGAGGACATCTCCGTACAGGACCTGATCGCCACCGTCGAGAAGACCGGCTACACCGCGCACGAGCCCGCTCCCCCGGTACCCACCGGGGACGACGCCCCCGAGGCCGCGGACGACGACGAGCTGCGGCCCCTGCGTCAGCGGCTGCTGACCGCCGTCGCGCTCGCCGTGCCGGTGATCGCGATGTCGATGGTCCCGGCGCTCCAGTTCGACTACTGGCAGTGGCTCTCGCTGACGCTGACGGCCCCGGTCGTCACGTACGCCGCCTGGCCCTTCCACCGCGCCGCCTGGACCAACGCCCGGCACGGCGCGGCCACGATGGACACGCTGATCTCGGTCGGCACCTCGGCCGCGTTCCTGTGGTCGCTGTGGGCGCTGTTCTTCGGCACGGCGGGCATGGTCGGCATGACGCACCCGTTCGAGCTGACCATCGGGCGGAGCGACGGCGCCGGGAACATCTACCTGGAGGCGGCCGCCGGAGTCACCGCCTTCATCCTGGCCGGGCGCTACTTCGAGGCCCGCTCCAAGCGGAAGGCGGGCGCGGCCCTCAAGGCGCTCCTCGAACTCGGCGCCAAGGAAGTGACCGTGTTGCGCGGCGGCCGTGAGGTGACCGTGCCGACCGCCGAACTCCAGGTCGGGGACCGGTTCCTGGTCCGCCCCGGCGAGAAGATCGCCACCGACGGCACCGTCGTCGAGGGCGCCTCGGCCGTGGACGCCTCGATGCTCACCGGTGAGTCCGTGCCCGTGGAGGTCGGCGTCGGCGACTCCGTCACCGGGGCCACGCTCAACGCGGGCGGCCGGCTCGTCGTCGAAGCCACCCGGATCGGCGCCGACACCCAGCTGGCCCGGATGGCGAAGCTCGTCGAGGACGCGCAGAACGGCAAGGCGGCGGCCCAGCGCCTCGCCGACCGGATCTCCGCCGTCTTCGTGCCCGTCGTCATCGCCCTGGCACTCGGCACGCTCGGCTTCTGGCTCGGCAACGGCGCGGGCCTGACCGCCGCGTTCACCGCCGCCGTGGCCGTACTGATCATCGCCTGCCCCTGCGCCCTGGGCCTCGCCACCCCCACCGCCCTCATGGTCGGCACCGGACGCGGCGCCCAGCTCGGCATCCTCATCAAGGGCCCCGAAGTCCTGGAGACCACCCGCCGCGTCGACACGATCGTCCTCGACAAGACCGGCACCGTCACCACCGGCCGCATGACCCTCCTCGACGTCCACACCACCGAAGACACCGACGAAACCGACGTACTCCGCCTCGCCGGCGCCCTGGAACACTCCTCCGAACACCCCATCGCCCAGGCCGTCGCCACCGGAGCCGCCGAACGCACCGGCACCCCCCTCCCCACCCCCGAGGACTTCGCCAACATCCCCGGCCTCGGCGTCCAGGGCGTCGTCGAGGGCCACGCCCTCCTCGTCGGCCGCGAGCAGCTGCTCGCCGAATGGGAGATCCACCTCCCGGTGGAGCTGGCCCGGCGCAAGGCCGAGGCGGAGGCCGCGGGCCGGACGGCCATCGCGGTCGCCTGGGACGGCGAGGCACGCGCCGTGCTCGAAGTCGCCGACGCGGTCAAGGACACCAGCGCGGAGGCCATCGAGCAGCTGCGGGCCCTGGGCCTCACCCCGATCCTGCTGACCGGCGACAACCGGGCGGTGGCCGAGGCGGTCGCGGCCGAGGTCGGAATCGAGAAGGTGTACGCGGAGGTCATGCCGGAGGACAAGGTCGACGTCGTCAAGAAGCTCCAGGCCGAGGGCCGCTCGGTCGCCATGGTTGGTGACGGGGTCAACGACGCCGCCGCCCTCGCCCAGGCCGATCTGGGCCTGGCGATGGGCACCGGCACGGACGCCGCGATCGAGGCCGGCGATCTGACGCTGGTACGCGGGGACCTGCGGGCCGCGGCGGACGCGATCCGGCTGTCGCGCAAGACCCTCGGCACCATCCGTACGAACCTGTTCTGGGCCTTCGCCTACAACGTGGCCGCTCTGCCGCTCGCCGCGGCCGGGCTGCTCAACCCGATGATCGCGGGCGCCGCGATGGCGTTCTCCTCGGTCTTCGTGGTCGGCAACTCGCTGCGGCTGCGAGGGTTCAGGGCGGCGGCGTAG
- a CDS encoding biotin-dependent carboxyltransferase family protein yields the protein MTGAVEVVRTGAVEVVRAGALTTVQDAGRVGWAHLGVPRAGALDAPAHRLANRLAGNGTDAAVLETTVTGCAVRPGRPVLAVVGGAPCRVTVDGRPVAWGTPVRVPAGAVLDAGPAVRGLRSYLAFGGGLLPKPVLGSRSADLLSGLGPAPLRDGDVLPLGQDPWRPPGTDAVPWPGVPAELVLPLRLGPRHAWFTDEALRTLTSATYRVSPNSNRIGLRTRGPALARAREGELPSEGMVLGAIQVPPDGLPVVFLNDHPTTGGYPVVGVVHETALAGAAQAVPGTQVRFVRAG from the coding sequence GTGACCGGCGCCGTCGAGGTGGTCCGGACCGGTGCCGTCGAAGTGGTTCGGGCCGGCGCCCTGACCACCGTTCAGGACGCGGGCCGCGTCGGCTGGGCGCATCTCGGGGTGCCGCGCGCCGGCGCCCTGGACGCCCCCGCCCACCGCCTCGCCAACCGGCTGGCCGGGAACGGGACGGACGCCGCGGTGCTGGAGACGACCGTCACCGGCTGCGCGGTCCGCCCGGGCCGGCCCGTGCTCGCCGTCGTCGGCGGGGCGCCCTGCCGGGTCACCGTCGACGGGCGGCCGGTGGCCTGGGGAACCCCGGTGCGCGTACCGGCGGGCGCGGTGCTCGACGCGGGCCCCGCGGTCCGGGGCCTGCGCAGCTATCTGGCGTTCGGCGGCGGCCTGCTGCCAAAACCGGTGCTGGGCAGCAGATCGGCCGACCTGCTCTCCGGGCTCGGCCCGGCACCTCTGCGCGACGGGGACGTACTGCCCCTGGGCCAGGACCCGTGGAGGCCCCCGGGCACCGACGCCGTGCCCTGGCCGGGCGTGCCCGCCGAACTGGTGCTCCCGCTGCGCCTCGGCCCCCGCCACGCCTGGTTCACCGACGAGGCGCTGCGTACGCTCACCAGCGCCACCTACCGCGTCTCGCCGAACAGCAACCGCATCGGCCTGCGCACCCGGGGTCCGGCCCTGGCGCGCGCCCGCGAGGGCGAGCTGCCCAGCGAGGGGATGGTGCTCGGCGCGATCCAGGTGCCGCCGGACGGGCTCCCGGTGGTGTTCCTCAACGACCACCCGACGACCGGGGGCTACCCGGTCGTCGGTGTCGTGCACGAAACCGCACTCGCGGGCGCGGCACAGGCGGTGCCGGGAACCCAGGTACGGTTCGTGCGGGCGGGCTGA
- a CDS encoding allophanate hydrolase subunit 1 translates to MSTGVRTGGGIEVLPAGPGALLVELASGEQAEAFHAELLRRRALGELPVVREIVPGARTVLLDGIADRAPDGRARFARELASWPIPPLRRDTGEAVEIPVVYDGPDLADVAAAWGVAVAEVPRIHAGTEFRVAFCGFAPGFGYLTGLPERLHLPRRATPRTRVPAGALALAGAYTGVYPRPSPGGWQLIGRMPDPGGLWNPVREPAALLSPGARVRFVAAEVRA, encoded by the coding sequence ATGAGTACGGGGGTTCGCACGGGCGGGGGTATCGAGGTGCTCCCCGCCGGCCCCGGGGCGCTGCTCGTCGAGCTGGCCTCCGGTGAACAGGCCGAGGCCTTCCACGCCGAGCTGCTGCGCCGCCGCGCGCTCGGTGAACTGCCCGTCGTACGCGAGATCGTGCCCGGTGCCCGGACCGTCCTCCTCGACGGCATCGCGGACCGCGCCCCGGACGGCCGCGCGCGGTTCGCCCGGGAACTCGCCTCCTGGCCGATACCGCCGTTGCGCCGCGACACCGGGGAAGCCGTCGAGATCCCCGTCGTCTACGACGGTCCGGACCTCGCGGACGTCGCGGCGGCCTGGGGCGTCGCCGTCGCCGAAGTGCCCCGTATCCACGCCGGGACCGAATTCCGGGTGGCCTTCTGCGGGTTCGCCCCCGGCTTCGGTTACCTCACCGGGCTCCCCGAGCGCCTGCACCTGCCGCGCCGCGCGACCCCGCGCACCCGGGTCCCGGCCGGTGCGCTGGCACTCGCGGGGGCGTACACCGGGGTGTACCCGCGTCCGTCGCCCGGCGGCTGGCAGCTCATCGGGCGGATGCCCGACCCGGGCGGGCTGTGGAACCCGGTCCGTGAACCGGCCGCGCTGCTGAGCCCCGGGGCGCGGGTGCGCTTCGTCGCGGCGGAGGTGCGGGCGTGA